The following proteins are co-located in the Prinia subflava isolate CZ2003 ecotype Zambia chromosome 16, Cam_Psub_1.2, whole genome shotgun sequence genome:
- the LOC134559204 gene encoding proteinase-activated receptor 3-like → MPCLVLSPGCAAACVTLLLSCAWLGSAAQPASGPGRGRSLLRLTPQEKNVCSQASEEDFLNSTLSTRLLPALYSMVLLVGLPANALACWVLATNFRRCSSTIFLLNLAVADLLFVLLLPFKISYHLLGNHWLFGDYPCRAMVAFFYGNMYSSILFLTCIGLERYISIAHPFLWKGSTWMRGKVGICVGIWLVVGLGMSPLLLRSHTHFISSLNITTCHDVLDKETQRFFGYYFLSLVGLGFGLPFVLMTVSYSCILARLLAKGGSYGQVVRVLALVLLVFILCFTPSNVMLFIHYLLEPTGCNNGTYISYALVLVLSACNNCFDPFIYFYASRDFRGWVRDAGGRCLWGLEASSGKSTDKTALPLRSSGQSQGCQAVCPCPEDGGA, encoded by the exons AtgccctgcctggtgctgtcACCCGGCTGTGCCGCTGCCTGTGTCACCctcctgctcagctgtgcctggcttggctctgctgcccaaCCCGCCTCAG GGCCCGGCAGAGGGCGATCCCTGCTCCGCCTCACGCCCCAGGAGAAGAACGTGTGCTCCCAGGCCTCTGAGGAAGATTTTCTCAACAGCACCCTCAGCACCcgcctcctgcctgccctctACTCCATGGTCCTGCTGGTGGGGCTGCCAGCCAACGCTCTGGCCTGCTGGGTCCTGGCCACCAACTTCAGGAGATGCTCCAGCACCAtcttcctgctcaacctggccGTGGCCGACCTGCTCTTtgtcctcctgctgcccttcaAGATCTCCTACCACCTCCTGGGCAACCACTGGCTCTTTGGGGACTACCCGTGCCGCGCCATGGTGGCCTTCTTCTATGGGAACATGTACAGCtccatcctcttcctcacctGCATCGGCCTGGAGCGCTACATCTCCATAGCACACCCATTCCTGTGGAAGGGCTCCACTTGGATGAGGGGCAAGGTGGGCATCTGTGTGGGCATCTGGCTGGTGGTGGGGCTGGGCATGAGCCCTCTGCTTTTGCGTTCCCACACACATTTTATCTCCAGCCTGAACATCACGACATGCCATGACGTGCTAGACAAGGAAACCCAAAGGTTCTTTGGTTACTATTTCCTGtccctggtggggctgggatttGGCCTGCCCTTTGTGCTCATGACCGTCTCCTACAGCTGCATCCTGGCACGGCTGCTGGCCAAAGGGGGGAGCTATGGGCAGGTGGTGCGTGTCCTGGCCCTGGTCCTCCTGGTCTTCATCCTCTGCTTCACGCCCAGCAACGTGATGCTCTTCATCCACTACCTGCTGGAGCCCACGGGCTGCAACAACGGCACCTACATCTCCTACGCCCTTGTCCTGGTGCTCAGCGCCTGCAACAACTGCTTTGATCCCTTCATCTACTTCTACGCCTCCCGGGATTTTCGGGGCTGGGTCCGGGATGCAGGAGGCCGCTGCCTGTGGGGCCTCGAGGCCTCGTCGGGGAAGTCCACGGACAAGACAGCCCTGCCCCTGAGGTCCAGcgggcagagccagggctgccaagCTGTGTGCCCCTGCCCCGAGGATGGGGGAGCCTAA
- the FCHSD1 gene encoding F-BAR and double SH3 domains protein 1 translates to MQPPPRKVKLTQELRVHLLEQLSGLQSKQQRDAELLEDIRSYSKQRATIDREYGQALQRLASQFVKRDWQRGRGEAGDSRSVAAVWKGIIEGTAHAGQVRVTASESYRALAAEATRSARLSKERTLKKGIERLQKAQAELLETVKELDKAKKQFSHLQRSSEVAKDKAADVEARLRKSDRRIFHTKASLQKLSAKFSARLAEHSRQLAGVQNEYSFALVSASAHLEHYQRVELPAAMQALDGDVYERLREHLSAASRTEVETCRATRDWFQGVVEASARVCREQDLLLFLQDHPAFSLAPEQRFQLTGMEEVCLLPPADDGASLEKEARRWATRVARDHKNRAHSEEVLQRLEARRQQGPEAEAAAVERQMEEARENIRKAEVSRVKAEARLALLRAAGLDVEAWLAGATVGTGEETPTGLDPAEFDDYEDSDEPDEDDEPGPAARTYPYTCRVIFGYQGCQADELSISQGEELEIIEDGDAEEWVKARNKAGQVGYVPEKYLLSLGCDSGAGLGPPGPSALHRQLSSIMAAELVLEPGAWLVRALYDYEGQSPEELSFPEGAIIRVLPRAAGEVDDGFWTGDFDGRVGVFPSLVVEELTGARETAGQELPSPSPPPFSPPGLAPGASLVPSPAPETALGGCRQDGTGSGQSSPDLAATRLRPLRAPPPPPGRAPDPDPELHFS, encoded by the exons ATGCAGCCGCCGCCGCGCAAG GTGAAGCTCACCCAGGAGCTGCGGGTCcatctcctggagcagctgtcGGGCCTGCAGAGCAAACAGCAGCGGGACGCCGAGCTGCTGGAGGACATCAG GTCCTACAGCAAGCAGAGGGCCACCATTGACAGGGAGTACGGGCAG GCACTCCAGAGGCTGGCGAGCCAGTTCGTGAAGAGAGACTGGCAGCGGGGCCGTGGTGAGGCTGGCGACTCCAg gagcGTGGCTGCTGTCTGGAAGGGCATCATCGAGGGGACAGCACACGCCGGGCAGGTCCGTGTCACCGCCTCCGAGAGCTACCGCGCCCTGGCTGCCGAGGCCACCCGCAGCGCCCGCCTCTCCAAGGAGAGGACGCTCAAGAAG GGCATCGAGCGGCTGCAGAAGGCACAGGCGGAGCTGCTGGAGACCGTGAAGGAGCTGGACAAGGCCAAGAAGCAGTTCAGCCACCTGCAGCGCAGCAGCGAGGTGGCCAAGGACAAGGCGGCCGATGTGGAGGCCCG CCTCCGCAAGAGCGACCGGCGGATATTTCACACCAAGGCCAGTCTGCAAAAGCTCAGTGCCAAG TTCTCAGCGCGACTGGCCGAGCACTCGAGGCAGCTGGCAGGGGTGCAGAACGAGTACAGCTTTGCCCTGGTGTCTGCCTCTGCCCACCTGGAGCATTACCAGCGCGTGGAGCTGCCGGCTGCCATGCAG GCCCTGGACGGGGACGTGTACGAGCGGCTCCGGGAGCACTTGTCGGCCGCCAGCCGGACGGAGGTGGAGACCTGCCGGGCCACCCGGGACTGGTTCCAGGGCGTTGTGGAGGCATCGGCGCGG gtgtGCCGGGAGCAGgacctcctcctcttcctgcaggACCACCCTGCCTTCTCCCTGGCGCCTGAGCAGCGCTTCCAGCTCACCGGGATGGAGGAG GTgtgcctgctgccaccagcagacGACGGggccagcctggagaaggaggCGCGGCGCTGGGCCACGCGGGTGGCCCGGGACCACAAGAACAGGGCACACAGCGAGGAG GTGCTGCAGCGGCTGGAGGCCAGGCGGCAGCAGGGGCCAGAGGCGGAGGCGGCGGCCGTGGAGCGGCAGATGGAAGAAGCGAGGGAAAACATCCGCAAGGCAGAG GTGAGCCGAGTGAAGGCCGAGGCACGGCTGGCACTGCTgcgggcagcagggctggatgtgGAGGCCTGGCTGGCCGGGGCCACGGTGGGGACAGGCGAGGAGACCCCCACGGGGCTGGACCCAGCCGAGTTCGATGACTACGAGGACAGTGATGAGCCGGATGAGGACGATGAGCCTGGGCCCGCTGCTCGCACCTACCCCTACACCTGTCGGGTGATCTTTGGCTACCAG ggctgccaggcgGATGAGCTGTCCATCAGCCAGGGCGAGGAGCTGGAGATCATTGAGGATGGGGATGCAGAGGAGTGGGTGAAG GCTCGGAACAAGGCAGGGCAGGTCGGCTACGTCCCCGAAAAGtacctgctgtccctggggtgcGACTCAGGGGCTGGGCTCGGCCCCCCAGGACCCTCTGCCTTGCACCGCCAGCTCTCCAGCATCATGGCTGCAGAACTGGTGCTGGAGCCTGGAG cctggctggtgcGAGCCCTGTACGACTACGAGGGGCAGAGCCCCGAGGAGCTGAGTTTCCCTGAGGGCGCCATCATCCGGGTgctgccccgcgccgccggcGAGGTGGACGACGGCTTCTGGACCGGCGACTTCGACGGCCGCGTCGGCGTCTTCCCCTCCTTGGTGGTGGAGGAGCTCACCGGGGCCCGGGAGACAGCAGGGCAG gagctgccatcACCATCCCCTCCGCCCTTCTCCCCTCCTGGCCTGGCGCCCGGGGCCAGCCtggtccccagccctgctcctgagACAGCACTGGGAG GTTGCCGGCAGGATGGCACAGGCAGTGGGCAGAGTTCTCCAGACCTGGCAGCCACACGCCTGCGGCCG ctccGTGCGCCACCCCCACCGCCCGGCAGAGCCCCTGACCCCGACCCCGAGCTTCACTTCAGCTGA